CAGTAAAAGCAAAAATATTCAATTTCACGGAAATTTTTGGCCACTAAGATTGGGAAGTGTAGGTGGGTCTTCACGAATGATTTAGCGTCTAAGGTTGTAAATAAGCTTGTGGTTGTAAATAAGCCAAGCTCCGAATTGAAGCTTGGTTAATAATTTAACCGagattaaaatgaattaaatttttaaaattaattgttcaaacttaacttgatttattttttttatgagtttgaatttactttaaatttgattaaaacttgatttatttagtttgtaatTCAAATTTGGTTTGAATTTGATTGATTTGAATATTATCGAATtctcaattaaatttataaaattattcatgaatattatttataaaattatatatatatattgaaagtTATTTAAACTTATTGCATATTCTAGTTAGTTTGATTCATAAAAAACCGTCGATTagtattaataatttattttgattattttaaatttttatttatttgattgattattaaatttaataatttaaatttatttatttattttattttatttttatttatttaatatgttcataaaaattttattaataaacatataaaaaattatacatgaatattatttataaaattaaatatatatgtttaagtttatttatttagtttaataagttatttaaacttATTGCATATTCTAGTTAGTTTGATTCATAAAAAACCGTCGATTAGTatgtttttaactaaaaaaattatgaaaaattgttTTCGACAAATTAAATACATACTTTTCTCAAGGATTATTCCTGAGAATCTTTTAGTGAATCTTTCTGGCCTTCAGATATGAAATATATCAGCAAGAAACAGAATGGGACAACAAAATAAGCTGCTATCTTCAAGAACTCCTCTGTCTCCTTTGAGATTGCTCCAATGCGAGACCAATCTCCACTGTACCTGGTTCCACTTCCATAGAAAACATCTGTAATTTCTACTTGGAAAAGAAGCGCGATTGATCTGAGAGGATGATCGCTAGCTAATGAGCACACAAAATTAAAGGAGTTGAGTTACGTACCCTGCGTCAAGGAAGCCCAGTCCAAAGGCAGCGACGGCCGGCCTTGCGAGGGTGGAAGCGGCGGCGCTGAGAGAGAAGGCACTGGTGGTGTTCTCCTCTGCTTTGGCGCCGCCGCCTTCTGCCTCTTCTTTCTTTGCCCGTGTCGCCGGAAACTGCCTGGCGGCTCTCTTCCATGGCAGGGCAGGAGGAAGAGGAACGAGACAAGAGGGAAAGCTCGTCGACGATGCCATCGAAGAGCAGGGGACAGCAATTCACAGCTCAGCGGTGGATAAGGGAAAGCACAgagttatttattatttatttatttatatatatatttttaactttgacagaaaatgaaaaaggcatccaatttatttattttttaagtatCAAAATAATACTTCATCTGTGATTTTCAATCGAAACTACCTCTTTAAACATCTAATAACTATTTTAGCAGTTTCCTCATAATCTGTGAGACATATCCTTTGTGTATTCAATTTCctgatttatctttttttataaaTCATTGTAGAGTTAGCCGTGTGGAGTGGCCGAGGTTAAAATATGACTATATGCCAAATCATAACTATTTTAGTTCCACGGGACTTTGTGCGATGATAAACGAACAGACAGACTCTCACGTTCAAGTTAGAATGTCAGAGCGAGAATCAGGATGAGACTTTTAGCATAAACATTTTAATGCTCTAAGTTAGAATGATAGTTGAACAAAATGGAAAAGAAGatgaataatataataataatgtgAATGTGTTTACATGTATACATACTTAGTCA
This genomic stretch from Zingiber officinale cultivar Zhangliang chromosome 7A, Zo_v1.1, whole genome shotgun sequence harbors:
- the LOC122002813 gene encoding uncharacterized protein LOC122002813 isoform X1; its protein translation is MASSTSFPSCLVPLPPALPWKRAARQFPATRAKKEEAEGGGAKAEENTTSAFSLSAAASTLARPAVAAFGLGFLDAGGTRYSGDWSRIGAISKETEEFLKIAAYFVVPFCFLLIYFISEGQKDSLKDSQE
- the LOC122002813 gene encoding uncharacterized protein LOC122002813 isoform X2, coding for MASSTSFPSCLVPLPPALPWKRAARQFPATRAKKEEAEGGGAKAEENTTSAFSLSAAASTLARPAVAAFGLGFLDAGYSGDWSRIGAISKETEEFLKIAAYFVVPFCFLLIYFISEGQKDSLKDSQE
- the LOC122002813 gene encoding uncharacterized protein LOC122002813 isoform X4, encoding MASSTSFPSCLVPLPPALPWKRAARQFPATRAKKEEAEGGGAKAEENTTSAFSLSAAASTLARPAVAAFGLGFLDAGCFLWKWNQVQWRLVSHWSNLKGDRGVLEDSSLFCCPILFLADIFHI
- the LOC122002813 gene encoding uncharacterized protein LOC122002813 isoform X3, translating into MASSTSFPSCLVPLPPALPWKRAARQFPATRAKKEEAEGGGAKAEENTTSAFSLSAAASTLARPAVAAFGLGFLDAGNYRCFLWKWNQVQWRLVSHWSNLKGDRGVLEDSSLFCCPILFLADIFHI